A single genomic interval of Syntrophaceae bacterium harbors:
- a CDS encoding ATP-binding protein, giving the protein MYKRPIYSVVAKRLGEPRRFIQVLAGPRQTGKTTLARQILSDFKGPGHYATADEPVLKNRLWIEQQWETARFEARKEGRRSPGLLVLDEVQKIPGWSETVKRLWDEDTAAKRTLHVIFLDSSPLLVQRGLTESLAGRFEVVHVTHWSLDEMRGAFGWDLDRYLFYGGYPGAAALVSDHPRWKHYIQESLIETSVSRDVLLMTRVDKPALLRRLFELGCSYSGQVLSYQKMIGQLQDAGNTTTLAHYLQLLSGAGLLTGLSKYSGQKVRQRASSPKLLVLNTALMSATSHLTLDEAKRDPDYWGRLVETAVGAHLVNSVIGRDVHVYYWAAGNREVDFVLQRGKELVAIEVKSGRLKTALSGMAAFTSAAKVRKALLVGPQGIPLEDFLQTDPATWFK; this is encoded by the coding sequence AACGGCTCGGTGAGCCAAGGCGGTTTATCCAGGTGCTGGCAGGGCCCCGCCAGACGGGAAAGACGACCCTGGCACGGCAGATCCTCTCCGACTTCAAAGGCCCGGGGCACTATGCCACCGCTGATGAGCCCGTTTTGAAGAACCGGCTCTGGATCGAGCAGCAGTGGGAAACGGCCCGCTTCGAAGCCCGAAAAGAGGGTCGCCGTTCTCCGGGACTTCTTGTTCTGGACGAGGTACAAAAAATCCCCGGCTGGTCGGAGACGGTCAAGCGCCTGTGGGACGAGGATACGGCCGCAAAAAGAACCCTTCACGTCATTTTTCTGGATTCTTCCCCGCTGCTGGTGCAGCGGGGCCTTACGGAGAGCCTGGCGGGGCGCTTCGAGGTTGTCCATGTAACCCATTGGTCTCTGGACGAGATGAGGGGGGCCTTCGGCTGGGATCTCGACAGGTATCTCTTCTACGGCGGATACCCGGGTGCGGCGGCTCTCGTCAGCGACCACCCGCGATGGAAGCATTACATTCAGGAGTCCCTCATCGAAACCTCCGTCTCGCGCGATGTTCTCCTGATGACGCGTGTGGACAAGCCGGCCCTGCTGAGACGCCTCTTCGAACTGGGCTGCAGCTATTCAGGCCAGGTGCTGTCCTACCAGAAGATGATCGGGCAACTGCAGGATGCCGGCAACACGACGACACTTGCCCATTATCTGCAGCTGCTTTCCGGTGCGGGGCTTTTGACGGGGCTGTCGAAGTATTCCGGACAGAAGGTGAGGCAGAGGGCATCGAGCCCGAAGCTGCTCGTCCTCAACACCGCCCTGATGTCGGCGACATCGCATCTCACCTTGGACGAGGCGAAGCGCGATCCCGACTACTGGGGACGGCTCGTCGAGACGGCGGTTGGGGCGCATCTGGTCAACAGTGTGATCGGACGGGATGTCCACGTATATTACTGGGCTGCGGGAAATCGCGAGGTCGATTTCGTGCTGCAGCGGGGAAAAGAGCTGGTGGCCATCGAGGTCAAAAGCGGGCGCCTGAAAACAGCCCTTTCGGGCATGGCGGCGTTCACCTCTGCCGCGAAAGTTCGGAAAGCCCTGCTGGTCGGTCCCCAAGGGATACCGCTGGAGGATTTCCTGCAGACGGACCCGGCGACGTGGTTCAAGTGA